The Blastomonas fulva genome contains a region encoding:
- the galK gene encoding galactokinase codes for MSDTIPLVERTIAAFRRAYGHDPAILAFAPGRVNLIGDHTDYNDGFALPCALQFGTVVAASPLEEPRIIARAADLDMAEDDVRIDAPIETAAQGEWRNHVRGIAAGLPAFGLPVRGAKLAFSGDVPQGNGLSSSASLGVALGLALTAVAGAQAPDKHVLARVAQWSEHHYVGCACGLLDQIASAFGEQDSALLLDCRSLSAKPVAFAADAVIVIVPSGVARGLVDSAYNERRAQCRQAAEYFGVGSLRDLDLAMLEAGEAGCDAAVFRRARHVVTENARTRSAAEAMARGDLAELGQAMRASHASLRDDFEVSVPAVDALVDSLNAAIGEDGGARMTGGGFGGCVVAVVAAGRLPAVDRALADHWLGTGRPAQAHCLGIPSAGARLLQG; via the coding sequence ATGAGCGACACAATCCCGCTCGTCGAACGCACGATCGCCGCGTTTCGCCGCGCCTATGGCCATGATCCCGCGATCCTCGCTTTCGCCCCCGGCCGGGTCAATCTGATCGGCGATCATACCGATTACAACGACGGCTTTGCCCTGCCTTGCGCGCTGCAGTTCGGCACCGTGGTTGCCGCAAGCCCGCTGGAGGAGCCGCGCATCATCGCGCGAGCCGCGGACCTGGACATGGCGGAAGATGACGTCCGTATCGATGCGCCGATCGAAACTGCGGCCCAGGGCGAGTGGCGAAATCACGTCCGCGGCATCGCTGCCGGATTGCCCGCATTCGGCCTGCCCGTGCGCGGGGCAAAGCTCGCCTTTTCGGGCGATGTGCCGCAGGGCAACGGCCTGTCCTCGTCCGCCTCGCTGGGGGTTGCGCTGGGCCTTGCGCTGACGGCTGTGGCGGGTGCGCAGGCGCCCGACAAGCACGTGCTGGCGCGGGTCGCGCAATGGTCCGAGCATCATTATGTCGGCTGCGCTTGCGGCCTGCTCGACCAGATAGCGTCGGCCTTTGGCGAGCAGGACAGCGCGCTTCTGCTCGACTGCCGCAGCCTGAGCGCAAAGCCGGTTGCCTTTGCCGCCGATGCCGTAATCGTCATCGTTCCTTCGGGCGTGGCGCGCGGGCTTGTCGACAGCGCCTATAACGAGCGCCGCGCCCAGTGCCGGCAGGCGGCGGAGTATTTCGGCGTCGGGTCGTTGCGCGACCTGGACCTGGCGATGCTCGAGGCAGGCGAGGCCGGCTGTGATGCCGCCGTTTTCCGCCGCGCGCGGCATGTCGTCACCGAAAATGCGCGCACGCGGAGCGCGGCCGAGGCGATGGCGCGCGGCGATCTGGCGGAGCTTGGGCAAGCAATGCGCGCGTCGCATGCATCGCTGCGGGACGATTTCGAGGTCAGCGTGCCGGCGGTGGATGCGCTGGTCGACAGCCTGAATGCCGCGATCGGCGAGGACGGCGGCGCCAGAATGACCGGTGGCGGCTTTGGCGGCTGTGTCGTGGCGGTGGTCGCCGCAGGCCGGTTGCCCGCGGTCGATCGCGCACTGGCGGATCATTGGCTGGGTACAGGCCGGCCTGCCCAAGCCCATTGCCTGGGCATTCCCTCGGCCGGAGCCCGCCTGCTTCAAGGCTAA
- a CDS encoding UDP-glucose--hexose-1-phosphate uridylyltransferase produces MGDAAAVHRRFNPLNGQWVLVSPHRTQRPWQGQIEAPDIAVLPAHDPACFLCPGNTRANGETNPDYSGPWVFENDFAALMPAAKALAAADPDPDALLVAEPVSGECRVMCFSPNHALTLPELPAAELRAVIDTWADQSAELGQRYAWVQIFENKGAAMGCSNPHPHGQIWASAHLPDEPAREDARQRAYFERTGRTLLGDIAAREAGGSRVVVENARWMAIVPFWAVWPFETLVLPRFAVQRMEQLEASDRDSLGALLSELTARYDNLFGCSFPYSMGWHGAPYGAGDQAHWQLHAHFYPPLLRSASVRKFMVGYEMLAEAQRDLTAEQAAEQLCAVSPVHYRKATPA; encoded by the coding sequence ATGGGTGATGCTGCAGCCGTGCACCGCAGGTTCAATCCGTTGAACGGCCAATGGGTGCTGGTCTCGCCGCACCGCACCCAGCGCCCGTGGCAGGGCCAGATCGAGGCGCCCGACATTGCGGTGCTGCCTGCGCATGATCCGGCCTGCTTTCTTTGCCCCGGCAACACCCGCGCCAATGGAGAAACCAATCCCGATTACTCCGGACCCTGGGTGTTCGAGAATGATTTCGCCGCGCTGATGCCCGCCGCCAAGGCCTTGGCCGCAGCAGATCCCGACCCGGACGCGTTGCTGGTGGCCGAGCCGGTCTCGGGAGAGTGCCGCGTGATGTGCTTCTCCCCCAACCACGCGCTGACGCTGCCCGAGCTGCCCGCTGCGGAACTGCGCGCGGTGATCGATACCTGGGCGGATCAATCCGCCGAGCTTGGGCAGCGTTATGCCTGGGTCCAAATCTTCGAGAACAAGGGCGCGGCCATGGGCTGCTCCAACCCGCACCCGCACGGACAGATCTGGGCGAGCGCGCATCTGCCCGATGAACCGGCGAGAGAGGATGCGCGCCAGCGGGCCTATTTCGAGAGGACCGGGCGGACGCTGCTCGGCGATATCGCGGCGCGCGAAGCTGGCGGGTCACGCGTGGTGGTCGAAAACGCGCGCTGGATGGCGATCGTGCCTTTCTGGGCGGTCTGGCCGTTCGAAACGCTGGTGCTGCCGCGCTTTGCCGTCCAGCGGATGGAGCAGCTGGAGGCATCCGACCGCGACAGCCTGGGCGCGCTGCTCAGCGAACTGACCGCGCGCTACGACAACCTGTTCGGCTGCTCGTTCCCCTATTCGATGGGCTGGCACGGCGCGCCCTATGGCGCGGGCGATCAGGCGCACTGGCAGCTGCACGCGCATTTCTATCCGCCGCTGCTGCGGTCTGCCAGCGTTCGCAAGTTCATGGTCGGCTATGAAATGCTCGCCGAGGCGCAGCGGGACCTGACCGCCGAACAGGCTGCCGAGCAGCTGTGCGCCGTCAGCCCGGTCCATTACCGCAAGGCGACCCCGGCATGA
- a CDS encoding sodium:solute symporter family transporter: MPEVMVQGSQVAVFTAITALIGLATWWKVRSIGGSHDGSGKEVFLAGGGLTWLYVAGSITLTNLSTEQLVGMNGNQMLLLAWWEISGFVGLMILAFIFVPIYYRQGCTTVTELLERRYEGGSIRTVISAIFLLGNILIYLPAALYSGSLFLKSMFGVDWPLLWFAAPMAIIAAIYTITGGLKAVAVMDTFSGIGVLAVAMLVVILALNAVDFDLVSGVPAERISMVGDTDSPIPFHTLFTGMLFIQIFYWSTNQNITQKAMTAPTIREAQKGVMAAAVVRILIIPVIVVVPGVVGYKLFGPMGDASYGRVVAHVLPPWMSGAFAALMAAAVIAHTSAILNSSVALYAIDFHDKFIRSVKSHWKLAAWTSAVLTVTSILLVPAFENAKSIINLLQELNGLSSMPVLSAFIAGLLFANVDARAAIIGLVFGVASYALHTFVLYKPDMLYPGETFYQHIGWGGLHYIDVMLVVLVASVIVALTSNRVIFGNVARYVGPGARRHG, translated from the coding sequence TTGCCGGAGGTCATGGTGCAGGGAAGCCAGGTGGCGGTGTTCACTGCGATCACCGCGCTGATCGGGCTGGCGACCTGGTGGAAGGTCCGCAGCATTGGCGGCTCGCACGACGGATCGGGCAAGGAGGTCTTCCTCGCCGGCGGCGGCCTCACCTGGCTGTATGTGGCAGGTTCGATCACGCTCACCAACCTGTCGACCGAACAGCTTGTCGGCATGAACGGCAACCAGATGCTGCTGCTCGCCTGGTGGGAGATTTCGGGCTTTGTCGGGCTGATGATCCTCGCGTTCATCTTCGTGCCGATCTATTATCGCCAGGGGTGCACCACCGTGACCGAGTTGCTGGAGCGCCGCTATGAGGGCGGCAGCATCCGCACCGTGATCTCGGCGATCTTCCTGCTGGGCAACATTCTGATCTACCTTCCAGCAGCGCTCTATTCGGGCAGCCTTTTCCTCAAATCCATGTTCGGTGTGGACTGGCCGCTGCTGTGGTTCGCAGCGCCGATGGCTATCATCGCGGCCATCTACACCATTACCGGGGGTCTCAAGGCCGTGGCGGTGATGGACACCTTTTCCGGCATCGGCGTGCTCGCCGTCGCGATGCTGGTGGTCATCCTGGCCTTGAACGCGGTCGATTTCGATCTGGTCAGCGGCGTTCCGGCCGAGCGCATCTCGATGGTTGGCGATACGGACTCGCCCATTCCGTTCCACACCCTGTTCACTGGCATGCTGTTCATCCAGATCTTCTACTGGTCGACCAACCAGAACATCACGCAGAAGGCGATGACCGCGCCGACCATCCGCGAAGCGCAAAAGGGCGTGATGGCCGCAGCCGTGGTGCGGATCCTGATCATTCCGGTGATCGTCGTCGTGCCCGGGGTGGTGGGATACAAGCTGTTCGGGCCGATGGGCGATGCGAGCTATGGCCGGGTGGTGGCGCATGTGCTGCCGCCATGGATGTCGGGCGCGTTCGCCGCGCTGATGGCTGCAGCCGTGATCGCGCACACCAGCGCGATCCTCAACAGCTCGGTCGCGCTTTATGCCATCGACTTCCACGACAAGTTCATCCGGTCGGTCAAGAGCCACTGGAAGCTGGCCGCCTGGACCTCCGCGGTCCTGACCGTCACTTCGATCCTGCTGGTCCCCGCATTCGAAAACGCCAAGAGCATCATCAACCTGTTGCAGGAATTGAACGGCCTGTCGTCGATGCCGGTGCTGTCCGCGTTCATCGCCGGGCTGCTGTTCGCCAATGTCGATGCGCGCGCGGCGATCATCGGACTGGTGTTCGGGGTTGCAAGCTACGCGCTGCACACCTTCGTGCTGTACAAGCCCGACATGCTCTATCCCGGCGAGACCTTCTACCAGCATATCGGCTGGGGCGGGCTGCACTATATCGATGTGATGCTCGTGGTGCTGGTGGCGTCGGTGATCGTGGCGCTGACATCGAACCGCGTGATTTTCGGCAATGTCGCGCGTTATGTCGGACCGGGAGCAAGACGCCATGGGTGA
- a CDS encoding alpha-galactosidase: MSSLPPFARLDGDDVSLVLDLRAGAAEPVYFGPTLPMAEDLASLCDVLRRGRHASQPDRPAPRSLLPFAGEGHLCAPSIVIHQHGRPLTPRMPLVAITQRGAGLCLEHRDDALGLSVQIELSIVHGGLVEFGTQLRNQGTHPLGLISLASLTLPLPSWASHMVRYAGRWSGEMQQQRLALHQGAITSASYGGRPGFGGGNWVRIEGDNVSEVHGDALSAHLAWSGDHVLSVEHNADGDATLTMAARLDASEIMLAPGDTFCAPRALVAVSAQGIASLRHAFHAHVLGAVVPEAAASTPRKVHLNSWEALAFDQSFEKLCALAERAAALGVERFVLDDGWFAGRRDDTTSLGDWVADPGIFPGGLDPLIDHVGGAGMDFGLWVEPEMVSPDSALYRAHPDWCLYLPDHPRLTQRNQLVLDLTRPEVSEHLFASLDRLLADHDIAYLKWDHNRDLFPLAGKGHAQVTALYALLDRLRAAHPQVEIETCASGGGRVDLEILERCSRFWASDNNDPIERLQVNAGWFDFLPMRIAGNHVGPSPNPITGRQVAMDFRAKVAMFGHMGVEADPGAMSTQDRQCLAAHIALYKHWRDVLHSGRLWRLTPAAAGVHALLAMHKGRGIALIAQTRQAATYDVPHIRFAGLDDEAHYRVALLPPYCEKARAQLSHARPYAEGVVLSGRALRLAGISLPLQYPETAWLVSVELA, encoded by the coding sequence ATGTCCAGCCTTCCCCCGTTTGCGCGCCTTGATGGCGATGATGTTTCCTTGGTGCTTGATCTGCGCGCCGGTGCTGCAGAACCGGTCTATTTCGGGCCGACCCTGCCCATGGCCGAGGATCTTGCGAGCCTGTGCGATGTCCTGCGGCGCGGGCGGCATGCCTCGCAGCCCGACCGCCCCGCGCCGCGTTCGCTGCTGCCCTTTGCGGGCGAGGGACATCTTTGCGCGCCGTCCATCGTCATCCATCAGCACGGACGCCCGCTGACGCCGCGGATGCCGCTGGTCGCGATCACGCAGCGCGGTGCCGGGCTGTGCCTCGAGCACCGCGATGACGCCCTGGGCTTGAGTGTCCAGATCGAGCTTTCGATCGTTCACGGCGGGCTGGTCGAGTTCGGCACGCAGCTGCGCAACCAGGGCACGCACCCGCTCGGGCTGATCAGCCTCGCATCGCTGACGCTGCCATTGCCCAGCTGGGCCAGCCATATGGTGCGCTATGCAGGCCGCTGGTCCGGCGAGATGCAGCAGCAGCGGCTGGCCCTGCACCAGGGGGCGATCACCAGCGCGTCCTATGGCGGGCGACCCGGTTTCGGCGGCGGCAACTGGGTGCGGATCGAAGGCGACAACGTTAGCGAAGTTCACGGCGACGCGCTCAGCGCGCATCTCGCGTGGAGCGGAGATCATGTGTTGTCCGTCGAGCACAATGCCGACGGCGATGCGACGCTGACCATGGCGGCGCGGCTCGATGCGAGTGAAATCATGCTGGCGCCTGGCGATACGTTCTGCGCCCCGCGCGCGCTAGTTGCGGTCAGCGCGCAGGGCATCGCCAGCTTGCGCCATGCCTTTCACGCGCATGTGCTGGGCGCGGTGGTGCCGGAGGCGGCGGCATCAACCCCGCGCAAGGTCCATCTGAACAGCTGGGAAGCGCTCGCCTTCGACCAGAGCTTCGAAAAGCTCTGCGCGCTGGCGGAGCGCGCGGCGGCTCTGGGGGTAGAGCGGTTCGTGCTCGACGATGGCTGGTTTGCCGGACGCCGCGACGACACCACCAGCCTGGGTGACTGGGTAGCCGATCCCGGGATCTTTCCCGGTGGCCTTGATCCGCTGATCGATCATGTCGGCGGGGCTGGCATGGACTTCGGCCTGTGGGTCGAGCCCGAGATGGTCAGCCCCGACAGCGCCTTGTACCGCGCGCATCCCGACTGGTGCCTGTATCTGCCTGATCACCCGCGGCTGACCCAGCGCAACCAGCTGGTGCTCGACCTGACCCGGCCCGAAGTCTCCGAACATCTGTTCGCCAGTCTCGACCGGCTGCTGGCCGATCATGACATCGCCTATCTCAAATGGGACCATAACCGCGATCTCTTCCCGCTTGCGGGCAAGGGCCATGCGCAGGTGACCGCGCTCTATGCGCTGCTCGACCGGCTGCGCGCCGCGCATCCGCAGGTCGAGATCGAGACCTGCGCGAGCGGAGGCGGACGGGTCGATCTGGAGATTCTCGAGCGGTGCAGCCGCTTCTGGGCCAGCGACAACAACGATCCCATCGAGCGGCTGCAGGTCAACGCCGGCTGGTTCGATTTCCTGCCGATGCGCATCGCGGGCAACCACGTTGGGCCCAGCCCCAACCCGATCACCGGCCGGCAGGTGGCGATGGATTTTCGCGCCAAGGTCGCGATGTTCGGCCATATGGGCGTCGAGGCGGACCCGGGCGCGATGTCGACCCAGGACCGCCAATGCCTCGCCGCGCACATCGCGCTCTACAAGCACTGGCGCGATGTCCTGCATTCCGGGCGCCTGTGGCGGCTCACGCCTGCCGCTGCGGGTGTCCATGCGCTGCTGGCGATGCACAAAGGCCGGGGGATCGCGCTGATCGCCCAGACGCGCCAGGCCGCCACTTATGATGTGCCCCACATCCGCTTTGCCGGACTGGACGATGAGGCGCATTACCGCGTCGCGCTGTTGCCGCCATATTGCGAAAAGGCCAGGGCGCAGCTGTCGCACGCCCGCCCTTATGCTGAGGGCGTTGTCCTGTCAGGCCGCGCGCTGCGTCTGGCGGGCATCAGCCTGCCGCTGCAATATCCCGAAACGGCGTGGCTGGTGTCGGTGGAGCTCGCATGA
- a CDS encoding Crp/Fnr family transcriptional regulator, whose product MSISVHAPAHLPAHNRHCQTSVHPRCDFIQQGDTLLRPRLLLEGWCAGYRITLDGRRQLTNLYLPGEIIGVWRNSQPSFYHSVMSVTRASFVEFTTTADSEVAQSECALFEQQLENSIFRLGCLNAYERMAHLFLELGERLDIRGMGSRNAYRMPLTQELLADLVGISSVHVNRTLQLMRADNAISLVNSRLTLTDPDRLAEQVHYQPLL is encoded by the coding sequence ATGTCCATATCCGTTCACGCGCCTGCCCACCTGCCCGCGCATAACCGCCACTGCCAGACATCCGTTCACCCGCGGTGCGATTTCATCCAGCAGGGTGACACGCTTTTGCGACCGCGGTTGCTGCTGGAAGGCTGGTGCGCGGGCTATCGCATCACGCTCGACGGGCGCAGGCAGCTGACCAACCTGTATCTGCCGGGGGAGATCATCGGCGTGTGGCGCAACAGCCAGCCCAGCTTCTATCATTCGGTGATGTCGGTGACGCGGGCCTCGTTTGTCGAATTCACCACCACCGCCGACAGCGAGGTCGCGCAGAGCGAGTGCGCGTTGTTCGAGCAGCAGCTCGAAAACAGCATTTTCCGGCTCGGCTGTCTCAACGCTTATGAGCGGATGGCGCACCTGTTCCTCGAACTCGGAGAGCGGCTGGACATCCGGGGCATGGGGTCGCGCAACGCCTATCGCATGCCGTTGACGCAGGAGCTGCTTGCCGACCTCGTCGGAATCTCCTCGGTCCATGTCAACCGCACCCTGCAGCTTATGCGCGCCGACAATGCGATCAGCCTGGTCAACAGCAGGCTGACCCTGACGGACCCCGACAGGCTGGCAGAGCAGGTCCATTATCAGCCGTTGCTGTAA
- a CDS encoding glucose 1-dehydrogenase, with protein sequence MTDTIAKLDEAQLPGLEARLDPKPEWQPRYPGSRRLKGKVAIVTGGDSGIGRAVAVLFAREGADIVISHLEEDEDAQDTARMVEAEGARAVTIAGDIGDRAQAARIVDLAISSFGKLDILVNNAGEQHPDENVTDVSDQQLKRTFQTNVYGMFYMVQEAMPHLRAGAAIINCTSVTMYKGADDLLDYSSTKGAITAFTRSLSQNLADKGIRVNGVAPGPIWTPLNPCGGASEEKLEHFGESTPMGRPGQPNEVAPCFLFLACEDSSYMSGQVLHPNGGVVVGS encoded by the coding sequence ATGACCGACACCATCGCAAAACTGGACGAAGCGCAGCTGCCCGGCCTCGAGGCCAGGCTGGACCCCAAGCCCGAATGGCAGCCGCGTTATCCCGGATCGAGGCGGCTCAAGGGCAAGGTGGCGATCGTCACCGGCGGCGATAGCGGCATTGGCCGCGCGGTCGCAGTGCTGTTCGCGCGCGAAGGCGCCGATATCGTCATCTCGCATCTGGAAGAGGATGAAGACGCGCAGGACACCGCGCGCATGGTCGAGGCGGAAGGTGCGAGGGCAGTGACCATTGCGGGCGATATCGGCGATCGCGCGCAGGCTGCCCGGATCGTCGATCTGGCGATCAGCAGCTTTGGGAAGCTCGACATCCTGGTCAACAACGCAGGCGAGCAGCACCCCGACGAGAATGTGACAGACGTCTCCGACCAGCAGCTCAAGCGGACCTTCCAGACCAATGTCTATGGCATGTTCTACATGGTGCAGGAGGCGATGCCGCATCTCCGGGCGGGGGCGGCAATCATCAACTGCACCTCGGTTACGATGTACAAGGGCGCGGACGATCTGCTCGACTATTCATCCACCAAGGGCGCGATCACCGCGTTCACCCGCAGCCTCAGCCAGAATCTGGCCGACAAGGGCATCCGCGTCAACGGCGTCGCGCCGGGCCCGATCTGGACCCCGCTCAACCCTTGTGGCGGCGCGAGTGAGGAGAAACTCGAGCATTTCGGCGAATCCACTCCGATGGGCCGCCCAGGCCAGCCCAACGAGGTTGCCCCGTGCTTCCTGTTCCTGGCCTGCGAGGATTCCAGCTACATGAGCGGACAGGTGCTGCACCCCAATGGCGGAGTGGTGGTGGGAAGCTGA